The following proteins come from a genomic window of Natronosalvus vescus:
- a CDS encoding metal-dependent hydrolase, with protein sequence MQPFVHPVVGYLCYVAYARFATGEAPREAPVLAALVGATLPDLIDKPLVAVGVVDVGRTIGHSVVAAVPLVLAVWLVATRVDQRELGIAFAIGYASHLAADVPWHLLAGEYDELGFLLWPITNMPEYTGVKPLGTIGSVAVTTLWLEAAIFVAGVVLWWHDGRPGLGLVRRWMRGS encoded by the coding sequence GTGCAACCGTTCGTCCATCCCGTCGTCGGGTACCTCTGCTACGTAGCGTACGCTCGATTCGCGACCGGCGAAGCGCCCCGAGAGGCGCCGGTTCTCGCCGCCCTCGTCGGTGCGACCCTTCCGGATCTGATCGACAAACCACTCGTGGCTGTCGGTGTCGTCGACGTCGGGCGAACGATCGGCCACTCGGTAGTGGCAGCCGTCCCGCTCGTCCTCGCCGTCTGGTTGGTGGCGACTCGAGTCGATCAGCGGGAACTCGGAATCGCGTTCGCAATCGGCTACGCCTCGCACCTGGCCGCTGACGTGCCGTGGCACCTGCTCGCGGGTGAGTACGACGAACTCGGCTTCCTCCTCTGGCCGATTACCAATATGCCCGAATACACCGGTGTCAAACCGCTCGGGACGATCGGTTCGGTCGCCGTCACGACGCTGTGGCTCGAGGCCGCGATTTTCGTCGCCGGCGTCGTCCTCTGGTGGCACGACGGCCGCCCGGGCCTCGGGCTGGTTCGTCGGTGGATGCGCGGTTCCTGA
- a CDS encoding DUF2391 domain-containing protein, producing MTRRDSERQDGLEATEKRIAETDGGGEGVAVETIVEQLRKLQDTVDEQHHGEIEETKRMLTQLPGSRTLEQRITKYTSRDVGEAAVGSIIFALPLLVEDGVFEIADHLVDVLVAGIPVFLLANIAFVIALTAGLLYAVDIREVKVTNPIFGVVPRRLTGVLAVSLVVTTILMVGWGRLFVDDPSMLAMVGRITVIWAAAALGASLGDILPGESKGTDLTVGNLDAFGGSES from the coding sequence ATGACGAGGAGGGACTCCGAACGACAGGATGGTCTCGAGGCTACTGAGAAACGCATAGCCGAGACCGATGGCGGCGGTGAGGGGGTTGCTGTCGAAACGATCGTCGAGCAGTTGCGAAAACTGCAGGACACCGTCGACGAACAGCACCATGGAGAGATCGAGGAGACGAAACGGATGCTTACACAGCTCCCTGGGTCGCGCACACTCGAACAGCGAATCACGAAGTACACGAGCCGCGACGTCGGGGAAGCAGCCGTGGGCAGCATTATCTTCGCACTGCCACTCCTCGTGGAGGATGGCGTCTTCGAGATTGCAGATCACCTGGTCGACGTTCTGGTCGCCGGTATTCCGGTCTTTCTTCTCGCAAACATCGCGTTCGTGATCGCTCTCACCGCCGGACTGTTGTACGCCGTGGATATCCGCGAAGTCAAGGTCACTAACCCGATTTTCGGCGTTGTCCCGCGACGGCTCACCGGCGTGCTGGCCGTCTCGTTGGTCGTCACCACGATCCTTATGGTCGGCTGGGGCCGTCTCTTTGTGGACGACCCCTCCATGCTTGCGATGGTCGGCCGTATCACCGTCATCTGGGCCGCCGCTGCCCTCGGTGCATCGCTGGGTGATATCCTCCCCGGCGAGAGCAAAGGGACGGATCTAACCGTCGGCAATCTGGACGCGTTCGGCGGCAGTGAAAGCTGA